The Thermoplasmata archaeon genome includes a region encoding these proteins:
- a CDS encoding AAA family ATPase has product MLSRIKISGFRSLEDVDIELAPLTVLYGPTASGKSSLLYALIVFKNFLTDPGRKVNSFMDLGFMHLGEFGDCVSRRMNAIGIKVSTKTKTYGITLQETSARLLVETPLGKISGEVEIPYFLNRNFQAKVEQEKEKYIVNWNGIFATAFVDKPIPVSDARSQTIGITFSILPEYIRTKVDIVPHRRGFFKPIYTPTKVSSIPVSEDEVATLIINEPTLAPKISIDLEKILNKDFRVYTPPGTATAFFISTDKSSKTPVNLVNDGFGVNQLVYLLAKLHRPEIGTLLIEEPEVHLHPTVIRSLVRTLCSIIREEGKQIILTTHSEVFVTSLLAAVRRKEIAPTDAKCYLVRKEKHESVFEEQKINSNGQIEGGLASFVEGELEDLKEFFGKK; this is encoded by the coding sequence ATGCTATCAAGAATAAAAATCTCTGGATTTCGTTCGCTTGAAGATGTTGATATTGAGCTTGCACCTCTCACGGTTTTATATGGACCTACTGCAAGTGGGAAATCGAGTTTATTGTATGCCCTAATAGTTTTTAAGAACTTTCTCACAGACCCTGGTAGGAAAGTAAATAGTTTTATGGATTTAGGTTTTATGCACCTGGGAGAGTTTGGAGATTGTGTGAGTAGAAGGATGAACGCAATTGGGATAAAAGTTTCCACTAAAACAAAAACATATGGAATCACTCTTCAAGAAACTTCAGCAAGGCTTTTAGTAGAAACACCTCTTGGGAAGATTTCTGGGGAAGTTGAGATTCCCTATTTTTTGAACAGAAATTTCCAAGCCAAGGTTGAACAGGAGAAAGAAAAATACATCGTAAACTGGAATGGCATCTTTGCGACAGCTTTCGTAGACAAACCTATTCCTGTAAGTGATGCTAGAAGCCAAACAATAGGAATAACATTCAGCATATTGCCAGAATACATCAGAACAAAAGTAGATATCGTACCTCACAGAAGGGGTTTTTTCAAGCCAATATACACTCCAACCAAAGTAAGTTCCATTCCGGTTTCAGAAGATGAAGTTGCTACATTAATCATAAACGAGCCCACTCTCGCCCCAAAGATAAGCATAGATTTGGAAAAAATTCTCAACAAGGATTTCAGAGTATACACTCCTCCAGGCACTGCAACTGCATTCTTCATCTCTACTGACAAATCTTCGAAGACACCAGTAAATCTTGTGAATGATGGTTTCGGTGTAAACCAGCTAGTTTATCTCCTCGCTAAACTCCACAGACCTGAAATCGGCACACTCCTAATAGAAGAGCCAGAGGTGCATCTGCATCCCACGGTTATCCGCTCCCTTGTAAGAACCCTTTGCTCAATAATCAGGGAAGAGGGTAAACAAATAATTCTTACAACGCACAGCGAGGTGTTTGTCACTTCGCTTTTGGCTGCAGTGCGAAGAAAGGAGATTGCGCCAACCGACGCAAAATGCTATCTTGTGAGAAAGGAAAAGCATGAGAGTGTGTTTGAGGAGCAGAAGATAAATAGTAATGGGCAGATAGAAGGAGGTTTAGCATCGTTCGTTGAAGGGGAACTGGAGGATTTGAAGGAATTTTTCGGGAAAAAGTGA
- a CDS encoding ATPase — translation MAVEGLAAIGAGIAIGLAALGAGIAEKDIGAAAIGAIAENPKLFGRALALIVIPETLVIFALIVAFKALGMF, via the coding sequence ATGGCAGTTGAAGGTTTGGCTGCAATAGGTGCAGGGATTGCAATAGGACTTGCCGCTCTGGGTGCAGGGATTGCGGAAAAAGACATAGGGGCTGCTGCAATTGGGGCAATTGCAGAGAATCCGAAACTTTTCGGAAGAGCACTGGCTCTAATAGTTATTCCAGAAACACTGGTAATCTTCGCCCTGATTGTGGCTTTCAAAGCTCTTGGCATGTTCTAA
- a CDS encoding glucose-1-phosphate thymidylyltransferase: MKGVVLSGGAGTRLRPLTHTGPKQLIPIANKPNIVYCIEDLRNAGITDIAVILGNNMPEKVKELLGDGSNYGVKITYIYQGEPKGIAHAVGLTEEFVGDEPFVVYLGDNLLIGGIGGLVQAFEKTGAESVIGLCEVPNPQKFGIAVLNERKEIVRVIEKPKEPPTNLAIIGIYLFRKSVFEMIKKLKPSWRNELEITDAIQMLIDAKLPVHAYIVTGWWKDTGTPEDILEANRVVLEYLEPKVEGTVEEGAEVTGKVTIGKNSIVKKGARVRGPAIIGDNTIIEGDAYIGPYTAIGNNCKITGVEIEFSIILANTEINYEGRIVDSLIGANTKIFKGEKKPKGQRLILGENSSIWV; this comes from the coding sequence ATGAAAGGAGTTGTGTTATCTGGTGGTGCCGGAACGAGGTTGAGACCATTGACACACACGGGTCCAAAACAGCTTATTCCCATAGCGAACAAGCCGAACATCGTTTACTGCATTGAAGACTTGAGAAACGCAGGTATAACTGACATTGCTGTGATTCTTGGCAACAATATGCCAGAAAAGGTAAAGGAGTTGCTTGGAGATGGGTCAAATTACGGTGTAAAAATCACCTACATTTATCAGGGAGAGCCAAAGGGCATTGCCCACGCCGTTGGTTTAACAGAGGAGTTTGTGGGGGATGAACCATTTGTGGTCTATCTCGGAGATAATCTTCTCATTGGTGGTATTGGCGGCTTGGTTCAGGCATTTGAAAAGACAGGTGCGGAATCAGTAATCGGGTTGTGTGAAGTTCCAAATCCACAAAAATTCGGGATTGCAGTGCTCAATGAACGCAAAGAGATTGTTCGTGTGATTGAAAAACCCAAGGAGCCACCAACAAATTTAGCTATCATAGGTATCTATCTTTTCCGCAAATCAGTATTTGAAATGATAAAGAAACTCAAGCCATCCTGGCGAAACGAACTTGAAATCACAGATGCAATCCAGATGTTAATAGATGCTAAACTCCCAGTTCATGCATACATAGTCACGGGTTGGTGGAAGGACACAGGAACGCCAGAAGACATTCTTGAAGCAAATCGTGTAGTGCTTGAATATCTTGAGCCAAAAGTGGAAGGCACTGTGGAGGAAGGTGCAGAAGTCACAGGAAAAGTTACCATAGGGAAAAATTCAATTGTAAAGAAGGGTGCACGGGTCCGTGGTCCCGCAATAATTGGAGACAACACGATTATAGAAGGAGATGCTTACATTGGGCCATACACTGCAATCGGGAATAACTGTAAGATTACTGGTGTGGAAATAGAGTTTTCTATAATCCTAGCAAACACTGAGATAAATTATGAGGGCCGAATTGTTGATTCCCTAATTGGTGCCAACACAAAGATTTTCAAGGGCGAGAAAAAGCC
- a CDS encoding V-type ATP synthase subunit E family protein — translation MPDDVLAQTTKKIESEAKKKAEEILANAKAEARNILTKTNAEIEKAKKEKIALEKEKLEFELKQEIHSAENAARKKELQTKRQIIDAVKEETLAKLRAMEREKKRELLGKMLRIAKKQIPDGFVYTNAEDAEIVKAFAVYPFKQTINCVGGILVEEKSGERVLDLRYETLVERIFSERGEELWKMLFE, via the coding sequence ATGCCCGATGATGTGCTTGCCCAAACAACGAAGAAAATTGAGAGCGAAGCTAAAAAGAAAGCAGAGGAAATCTTAGCCAATGCGAAGGCAGAGGCAAGGAACATTCTGACGAAAACGAATGCAGAGATTGAGAAAGCAAAGAAAGAGAAGATTGCACTAGAGAAGGAAAAGCTTGAGTTCGAATTAAAACAGGAAATTCACTCTGCAGAGAACGCTGCCAGAAAAAAAGAACTTCAGACGAAGAGGCAAATAATTGATGCTGTAAAAGAGGAAACTCTGGCTAAGCTTAGAGCAATGGAACGGGAAAAGAAGCGAGAGTTGCTTGGAAAGATGCTCAGAATTGCGAAGAAGCAGATTCCAGATGGCTTTGTGTATACAAATGCTGAGGATGCAGAGATTGTCAAAGCGTTTGCAGTGTATCCATTTAAACAAACAATAAACTGTGTGGGAGGTATTCTCGTAGAGGAAAAGAGCGGTGAGCGTGTCCTTGACCTGCGGTATGAGACATTGGTTGAACGAATTTTCAGCGAAAGAGGCGAGGAGCTCTGGAAAATGTTGTTTGAGTAG
- a CDS encoding VIT1/CCC1 transporter family protein: MDVEKLLQKIPARYTVLGTIDGVVGSLATVMGLSAAQAASQLIVTAGISVGVGLGISNGFGGFMAERTVEQMKLRKLEKAMLQKKGTLAKTKLGKEVWKKLLIDTITHGGFSFLGAVIPVIPFVLFACITLGAVFSFFLGIVTLFFLGMYSGYMTKENMLRSGIAMLIVGILVTIITRAFELGH, from the coding sequence ATGGATGTAGAAAAATTACTCCAAAAAATTCCCGCAAGGTACACTGTATTAGGCACGATAGATGGCGTTGTGGGCAGCCTTGCAACTGTAATGGGTTTAAGTGCAGCTCAGGCCGCATCACAACTTATAGTCACCGCGGGCATAAGTGTCGGTGTCGGGCTTGGCATCTCAAATGGGTTCGGCGGTTTCATGGCAGAGCGAACAGTGGAGCAGATGAAATTGAGAAAACTAGAAAAAGCAATGCTTCAGAAAAAAGGCACACTAGCAAAAACCAAGCTCGGTAAAGAGGTCTGGAAGAAACTGCTGATTGACACAATTACCCATGGAGGTTTCTCATTTCTTGGTGCAGTGATACCAGTTATCCCCTTTGTTCTGTTCGCATGCATAACCCTCGGTGCAGTTTTCTCCTTCTTCCTTGGCATTGTCACCCTTTTCTTCCTAGGCATGTACTCTGGATACATGACAAAGGAAAACATGCTTCGCTCCGGAATTGCAATGCTGATTGTAGGTATTCTCGTCACAATTATTACCAGAGCATTTGAACTCGGGCATTAG
- a CDS encoding glycosyltransferase family 4 protein codes for MEKNEIVFVSRAFLRFQNTVIGFLSQKYIVKCIKFQGFLSILEILKTLKQNNLCIIYFAGRSALVTILLSKLKRCRTVVIAAGYDIAKEHQLNTFDWIRIKIYSKPALIFADYVIVVSKYLEKEMLSFVTPKKHFLSYGPNSVDVTFFTPNGKKDENLIISVGAIEEKYLKKKGFHVFVECAKRLPNLNFIWVGFLKDPSFLKKINVPPNLKILHDLSDTELRDLMRKASVYCQLSKIEGFGMAIAEAMACECVPVVTKGGAIPELVGDTGIYVHYCDVEGTIKGIKLALSKRDLGKKARERIVQKFSKEVHKDYFLNIIDGIYKNIKK; via the coding sequence ATGGAGAAAAATGAAATTGTATTTGTATCTAGAGCCTTTTTGAGATTTCAAAATACAGTTATAGGTTTCCTCTCACAGAAATATATAGTGAAGTGTATAAAATTTCAAGGATTTTTATCAATATTAGAAATTCTTAAAACTTTGAAACAAAATAACCTTTGCATCATATATTTTGCAGGAAGGTCTGCATTGGTTACGATACTTTTATCTAAGTTGAAAAGATGTCGGACAGTCGTCATTGCAGCCGGGTATGATATAGCTAAAGAGCATCAACTTAACACATTCGACTGGATACGTATTAAAATCTATTCTAAACCTGCTTTAATCTTTGCAGATTATGTTATAGTAGTGAGTAAATACTTGGAAAAAGAGATGCTATCATTTGTCACGCCAAAGAAACACTTTTTAAGTTATGGACCAAACTCAGTAGATGTAACCTTTTTCACACCTAATGGCAAAAAAGATGAGAATCTTATAATTTCTGTTGGAGCAATTGAGGAAAAATATTTAAAGAAAAAAGGTTTTCATGTATTTGTTGAATGCGCAAAAAGATTACCAAACTTAAATTTTATTTGGGTTGGTTTCTTAAAAGATCCGTCTTTTCTTAAAAAAATAAATGTTCCCCCAAATCTAAAAATTCTACATGACCTTTCGGATACAGAGCTTCGTGATTTGATGAGGAAAGCAAGTGTCTATTGTCAACTCAGTAAAATAGAGGGATTTGGTATGGCCATAGCTGAGGCGATGGCATGTGAGTGTGTACCAGTAGTGACTAAAGGCGGTGCAATTCCCGAGCTTGTTGGCGATACAGGAATATATGTACACTATTGCGATGTAGAGGGTACTATTAAAGGAATCAAACTTGCACTTTCAAAGCGTGATTTGGGGAAAAAAGCAAGAGAGAGAATAGTTCAAAAATTTTCGAAAGAGGTGCATAAAGATTACTTTTTAAACATTATTGATGGAATTTATAAAAACATAAAAAAATAA
- a CDS encoding FGGY family carbohydrate kinase, translating into MVRCVAVIDVGQTKVRSLVISESGDILGNAIHEFPTTSPVPGAMEQNPEHWYGSAVHTMRQAVAMAGKNAEIIAVAVTNDPGVVVPMDELGRNLYPGICWLDTRTSQGIEHFREVFPQRHGLYKILLLRDYFADAFYRTFKFGTPLTYIIHKLCRRFAIDTTNAPALGMDIKSMKWDQSLLNQCGIPVEMLPEIFPPGTIVGALNLETARDMDLPENISVILGGANMQCAAVGVGAIRDATSKITLDINLNIDVCVSEPMFDYFDKPTKMYMLPHAVEGKWILEASLPGTGLSLRWFRDNCCADLILDAKRANRDPYDVMNVLAERSQPGAEGVLFIPLMLYGKGVFYNLDLNLKRNSMIRAIMEGTAYSTRFFLEMMHGLNAFATEVYLEGSGARSKVWRQIMADVVGRPVSLTHASTEAAGMGAAVIAFTSLGMYEGINRAADSMIEEIERVKPRGEFADLYARHYQKFQELLMMVGSDTGTI; encoded by the coding sequence ATGGTAAGGTGTGTGGCCGTAATTGATGTTGGACAAACGAAGGTAAGGTCTCTGGTAATAAGTGAATCTGGAGACATTCTTGGAAATGCAATTCATGAATTTCCCACAACTTCTCCAGTTCCAGGTGCAATGGAGCAGAATCCAGAGCATTGGTATGGGTCCGCTGTCCACACGATGCGGCAAGCGGTGGCAATGGCAGGGAAGAATGCTGAGATAATTGCTGTGGCTGTGACGAATGACCCTGGCGTTGTCGTCCCAATGGATGAACTTGGAAGGAATCTCTATCCTGGCATCTGCTGGCTTGATACTAGAACTTCTCAGGGCATAGAACATTTCAGAGAGGTGTTTCCACAGCGTCATGGACTCTACAAAATTTTGTTATTGCGGGACTACTTTGCGGATGCATTTTATCGCACTTTCAAGTTTGGAACCCCACTCACTTATATCATCCACAAGCTCTGCAGAAGGTTTGCAATAGATACTACAAATGCACCAGCGCTTGGCATGGACATAAAGTCAATGAAATGGGATCAAAGTTTGCTCAACCAGTGCGGAATTCCTGTAGAAATGCTGCCTGAGATCTTTCCACCAGGCACAATCGTGGGTGCATTGAACCTGGAAACAGCAAGAGATATGGACCTTCCTGAGAACATCTCGGTGATTCTCGGTGGTGCCAATATGCAGTGTGCTGCAGTCGGAGTTGGAGCCATCAGAGATGCTACATCAAAAATTACGCTGGACATCAATCTCAACATAGATGTGTGTGTCTCAGAACCAATGTTTGATTACTTTGATAAACCCACAAAAATGTACATGCTCCCACATGCAGTCGAGGGTAAGTGGATTTTGGAAGCCTCGCTTCCTGGCACTGGGCTCTCCTTAAGATGGTTCAGAGATAACTGCTGTGCTGATTTGATTCTAGATGCTAAAAGAGCAAACCGTGATCCTTACGATGTAATGAATGTGCTTGCGGAGCGCTCCCAGCCAGGTGCTGAGGGTGTATTGTTTATTCCATTGATGCTTTACGGTAAGGGAGTGTTTTACAATCTAGATTTGAATCTGAAAAGAAACTCAATGATCAGGGCAATTATGGAGGGAACTGCTTACTCTACTAGATTTTTCCTTGAAATGATGCATGGCCTCAATGCATTCGCAACTGAAGTTTATTTAGAGGGAAGTGGGGCTAGATCCAAAGTATGGAGACAGATAATGGCCGATGTTGTGGGAAGACCGGTGTCGCTTACCCATGCTAGCACTGAGGCTGCAGGAATGGGGGCGGCAGTGATTGCTTTCACCTCGTTGGGAATGTACGAGGGCATTAATCGGGCCGCGGACTCAATGATAGAAGAAATAGAGAGGGTGAAGCCAAGAGGAGAATTTGCAGATTTGTATGCACGACACTATCAGAAGTTTCAGGAATTGTTGATGATGGTTGGGAGTGATACAGGCACAATTTAA
- a CDS encoding V-type ATP synthase subunit I, whose translation MLAPEKMVEVVLTGPKEKAQSYIDELHELTVLHIRDPSLSDNFLKPGLPESEAGKHSDLLLKLRIIQERVKLEAEKVGEKKSEAELQKNLEKIESVIHGTGISLLENTERRQKIENEIKRLTEERETIEKIAKLGLELGDLLPYENLNVTMGFYEEDIVGLSRERNLKAKIYVNPKEKVCALIYPKETETTAKEVLTAVHFREIKFQELLEHANQLGKSFTTFNELLSVYSERIAQLTKEREEINQRISNALKRYKETLLATGEFLTIKVAKEELPQRMLIGEISFVLQGWVPISELNKLKRVSEKHDVSVIVVESEDEKPTKLANPKPAKSFELLTRMYSLPKSEEIDPTTLLWVTFPLFFGLIIGDIGYGIMLCLLALYLRNHKIVDIGGRQVGNVLLYAGISTIIFGFIFGEIFGLPFTSHGEHSHASLAQLFGIELGYSGLLNKFLDINFLINTTIIAGYIHLIFAFGLGMYTEYNHNNYKHIVGKAGWIVVLTAVFILLMRLFAKIPLPVPTLPLVITIGAVGMVFVVAGEGFISAMEALSVFSNLLSYIRLFAVGLAKAGIAVAVNALILPAFSTPYGALAVVAFFVIHFLLLLLGVLSAGLHSIRLHYVEFFTKFYEGGGFTYSPFGYRRIYTKKGGENGS comes from the coding sequence ATGCTCGCTCCTGAAAAGATGGTGGAAGTGGTACTCACAGGGCCAAAGGAAAAAGCTCAGAGTTACATCGATGAACTTCATGAATTGACAGTGTTGCATATTCGTGATCCAAGCCTTTCTGATAATTTTTTGAAACCAGGGCTGCCAGAATCTGAGGCGGGAAAACATTCTGACTTACTCTTAAAGCTTAGAATAATTCAGGAACGGGTTAAGCTTGAGGCAGAAAAAGTAGGTGAAAAAAAATCCGAAGCTGAGCTTCAAAAAAATCTGGAAAAGATAGAGAGTGTGATTCATGGCACAGGAATAAGCTTGCTTGAAAACACAGAACGAAGGCAGAAAATTGAAAACGAGATAAAACGTCTCACTGAAGAACGAGAGACAATAGAAAAAATTGCCAAACTCGGGCTAGAACTCGGGGACTTGCTTCCCTACGAAAATCTAAATGTTACAATGGGCTTCTATGAGGAAGACATAGTAGGGCTGAGCAGGGAGCGGAATCTGAAAGCAAAGATATATGTAAACCCGAAAGAAAAGGTCTGTGCGCTTATCTATCCGAAAGAGACCGAAACAACAGCAAAGGAAGTGCTCACAGCAGTGCATTTCAGAGAAATCAAATTTCAGGAGTTGCTTGAACACGCAAACCAATTAGGAAAGAGTTTCACAACATTCAATGAACTTCTATCTGTCTATTCTGAAAGAATTGCCCAACTGACTAAGGAGCGTGAGGAAATCAACCAGAGAATCAGCAATGCCCTGAAAAGATACAAAGAAACACTGCTTGCCACTGGTGAATTTCTCACAATAAAAGTTGCAAAGGAAGAACTGCCTCAAAGAATGCTCATTGGCGAAATCTCATTTGTGCTTCAGGGCTGGGTGCCGATTTCTGAACTTAACAAACTCAAGAGAGTTTCAGAGAAACATGATGTAAGTGTTATAGTGGTGGAAAGTGAGGATGAAAAACCAACGAAACTTGCAAATCCAAAGCCAGCAAAGAGTTTTGAACTGCTTACAAGAATGTATTCGCTGCCAAAAAGTGAGGAAATAGACCCCACAACCTTGCTCTGGGTTACCTTCCCCCTCTTCTTCGGGTTAATCATAGGGGATATTGGCTATGGAATAATGCTCTGTCTCCTTGCTCTTTACCTCAGAAACCACAAAATAGTTGACATAGGCGGGAGACAGGTGGGCAATGTCCTCCTTTATGCAGGAATAAGCACAATAATCTTTGGCTTTATTTTCGGTGAGATTTTTGGCCTGCCATTTACAAGCCATGGTGAGCATTCCCATGCCTCCCTCGCCCAGCTCTTTGGCATTGAACTCGGTTATTCGGGTCTCCTAAACAAATTCCTAGACATAAATTTCCTGATTAACACCACAATTATTGCAGGTTACATCCATCTCATTTTCGCCTTTGGTCTGGGCATGTACACAGAATACAACCACAATAACTACAAGCACATAGTGGGAAAGGCGGGCTGGATTGTGGTGCTCACCGCTGTTTTCATTCTCCTCATGCGACTTTTTGCTAAAATTCCCTTACCAGTTCCCACACTTCCGCTCGTAATTACCATTGGTGCAGTGGGTATGGTCTTCGTGGTTGCGGGTGAAGGTTTTATCTCAGCAATGGAGGCACTGAGCGTTTTCTCCAATCTTCTTTCTTACATTCGTCTTTTTGCTGTGGGACTTGCAAAGGCAGGGATTGCAGTGGCTGTGAATGCCCTAATTCTACCTGCGTTTTCCACGCCTTACGGTGCTCTTGCAGTTGTTGCCTTCTTTGTTATTCATTTTCTCCTTCTCTTGTTAGGTGTGCTCTCTGCCGGCTTGCATTCTATCAGGTTGCACTATGTGGAGTTCTTCACAAAGTTTTATGAAGGGGGTGGATTTACTTACTCTCCATTTGGCTACAGAAGAATTTACACGAAAAAAGGTGGTGAAAATGGCAGTTGA
- a CDS encoding pyridoxal phosphate-dependent aminotransferase — translation MITIPEIKDVFVYAHKHRNEIIWMSQNTNHLPTTDAIEKAVIEALREKEYNFYPYTHGIFGLREAILEDLGLPLQEFECLLTAGGTESLYITTRALLKHGDVVITSDPSYLIIHRFIELSGARCTDFPIYRPPWKYNIDEVNEAITKKTEMILLIDPLNPLGSSYTRDEVKAICEIAKDNKLYVLHDITYRDFADSHTLATEFLPEASIVVYSVSKNCGLAGMRTGALVAHRELMNKLRPYNTNDLSINVLGQRAALAALQTKKEWFPKVKEVCRRNQAHIKEACDKIEGVFLPVYPSQANMFVIDISKTGIIPDAVQNELLYEHKIFVRSGTYVSKRFGQNFIRVSFSVPEEHAIAFKEKFPMVMEKLGRK, via the coding sequence GTGATTACCATTCCAGAGATAAAGGATGTGTTTGTTTACGCTCACAAGCACAGAAACGAGATAATCTGGATGAGCCAGAATACGAACCATTTGCCCACTACGGATGCAATTGAGAAAGCTGTGATTGAGGCATTGCGGGAAAAAGAATACAATTTTTATCCTTACACCCATGGAATTTTCGGATTGAGGGAGGCAATTCTTGAAGATTTGGGGCTGCCTTTGCAGGAATTTGAGTGCCTGCTTACAGCTGGAGGCACAGAGTCGCTTTACATCACTACAAGGGCTTTGCTCAAGCATGGTGATGTGGTAATTACGAGTGACCCAAGCTACTTGATAATTCATCGGTTCATAGAGTTGTCAGGTGCTAGATGCACGGATTTCCCAATCTACAGACCGCCATGGAAATACAACATTGATGAGGTGAACGAGGCGATTACAAAGAAGACAGAGATGATTTTGTTGATTGACCCGTTGAATCCGCTGGGCAGTTCTTACACCAGAGATGAAGTGAAAGCCATTTGTGAGATTGCAAAGGACAATAAGCTGTATGTGTTACATGACATCACTTACAGGGACTTTGCAGATAGCCATACACTGGCGACAGAGTTTTTACCTGAGGCGAGCATAGTGGTTTATTCTGTGTCCAAAAACTGTGGGTTAGCGGGAATGCGAACAGGGGCACTTGTGGCTCATAGAGAGTTAATGAACAAACTCAGGCCTTATAACACAAATGACCTCTCAATCAATGTGCTCGGGCAGAGGGCTGCACTGGCTGCGCTGCAAACGAAAAAAGAGTGGTTCCCAAAGGTGAAGGAGGTTTGCAGGCGAAACCAGGCCCATATCAAGGAGGCCTGCGATAAGATTGAGGGTGTGTTCCTGCCTGTTTATCCTTCGCAAGCCAACATGTTTGTGATTGACATCAGCAAGACCGGAATAATTCCAGATGCTGTGCAGAATGAGTTGCTTTACGAACACAAAATCTTTGTCCGCTCAGGCACCTATGTCTCAAAACGCTTTGGCCAGAACTTCATCAGAGTTTCCTTCTCTGTGCCCGAGGAACACGCCATTGCCTTCAAGGAAAAGTTCCCAATGGTGATGGAGAAGTTGGGGAGGAAGTAG
- a CDS encoding asparagine synthase C-terminal domain-containing protein — MEMQIILNYQYGFPWYKYNNTYVKGYVIKENKLCRNHDFARLIDSIDTFSKIVTALKSFHGIFVIVTKKEEKIYLASDITRTFPLFYTIHNNTVYISDDAFYLQQLLNLKLDSISSNEFLKCGYVTGDATLLKNLRQLQAGEIIELNSRKFFRRFYHNYTVKNDELSTLSEKELQSNLLDILTNAISRLIIFAAGAPIVVPLSGGFDSRLIVALLKILGYKNVICYTYGKRDSSEVLTAQKVSEKLGYTWHFVEQNDKIIPKNYTHTQWFYDFYKYGFNYVSTLHLQDFFVFKFLHEKENISENSVIVPGHSGDFLGGSHIRKLPIPKSVRMCLHTLTVKHYVLNGHVPIAPAVKEKIFSYITKCAAQGSLLYSIDENWNLKERQAKYIINSNRTYEFFGYRHAIPLWDIDLVEFFRRLPLHYKVNKNLYADTIKEYIFRPLDIIFDQKAFAKGFKLKLYFKIVKELPVTPYLRYLFEVACPSITRIPIKNLFRTDENNFASVLNPIIMELGKRYYLINTPGHVAEWCLAHTGIS; from the coding sequence ATGGAAATGCAGATAATATTGAACTATCAGTATGGATTTCCCTGGTATAAATATAATAATACATATGTAAAGGGATATGTCATAAAAGAAAATAAACTTTGTCGAAATCATGATTTTGCCCGTCTAATCGATAGTATAGATACCTTTTCGAAAATTGTTACAGCATTGAAATCCTTTCATGGGATCTTTGTGATAGTGACAAAAAAAGAGGAAAAAATTTATCTAGCTTCAGACATCACACGAACATTCCCTCTATTCTACACCATTCACAACAACACAGTATACATTTCAGATGATGCTTTTTATCTCCAGCAATTACTTAATCTAAAATTAGATTCAATATCATCAAATGAGTTTTTAAAGTGTGGTTATGTAACAGGAGATGCTACCTTACTGAAAAACTTAAGGCAACTTCAAGCAGGAGAGATTATAGAATTAAACTCGAGGAAATTTTTTAGGCGATTTTATCATAATTACACCGTCAAAAACGATGAACTTTCGACCTTATCCGAGAAAGAACTACAATCTAATTTGTTAGATATCTTAACAAATGCAATAAGTAGACTTATTATTTTTGCGGCTGGTGCGCCTATTGTTGTTCCACTAAGTGGTGGGTTTGACTCAAGGCTAATCGTAGCTTTGCTAAAAATTCTTGGTTATAAAAATGTTATCTGCTATACTTACGGAAAAAGAGATAGCTCAGAAGTCCTTACGGCTCAAAAAGTATCGGAAAAATTGGGATATACATGGCACTTTGTGGAACAGAACGATAAGATAATTCCTAAAAACTATACGCATACTCAATGGTTTTATGATTTTTATAAATATGGTTTTAATTATGTCTCAACCCTTCACCTTCAGGACTTTTTTGTTTTTAAATTTTTGCATGAAAAAGAGAATATTTCTGAAAATAGCGTTATAGTGCCCGGACACAGTGGTGATTTCCTAGGAGGTTCACACATACGAAAATTACCGATACCAAAGAGTGTGAGAATGTGTCTTCATACGCTTACTGTAAAACACTATGTGTTGAACGGACATGTGCCTATTGCTCCAGCAGTTAAGGAGAAAATATTTTCTTACATAACTAAGTGTGCTGCTCAGGGTTCTCTTCTCTATTCTATTGACGAGAATTGGAACTTGAAAGAAAGGCAAGCAAAATATATCATCAATTCTAACAGAACTTATGAGTTCTTCGGTTATAGGCACGCTATTCCTCTATGGGACATAGATTTGGTAGAGTTCTTCAGAAGGTTACCACTCCATTATAAAGTAAATAAAAACCTATATGCAGACACAATAAAAGAATATATTTTCAGACCTTTAGATATTATTTTTGACCAAAAAGCATTTGCAAAAGGATTTAAGTTAAAGTTATATTTCAAAATCGTCAAAGAATTACCGGTGACACCGTATTTAAGGTATCTATTTGAGGTAGCCTGCCCATCTATCACAAGAATTCCAATAAAAAATCTTTTCCGTACCGACGAGAACAATTTTGCCTCTGTGCTGAATCCAATAATTATGGAACTTGGCAAAAGATACTATTTGATTAACACTCCAGGCCATGTAGCAGAATGGTGTTTAGCACACACAGGCATAAGCTGA